The Sediminispirochaeta bajacaliforniensis DSM 16054 genome contains a region encoding:
- a CDS encoding ABC transporter substrate-binding protein — protein MRCARLCMFLLPLALSLSSCSHDEQPLRVAEQYGLAYAPVTIARELGFVEEALAELDHPVDLQWLRLGNTATIREAAVAGRVDAAFIGIPPFLISRAGGMDWKIAGGLNQSPLGLVTWREDLNNISDFDSSDRIALPQPGSIQHILLAMASRRLTGDAAHFDRQLVTMNHPDGMQALLARREIAAHFTSPPYLFLELEEPGMKQVVSGRECFGGPFTFIVTVATKELAEERPKVLAAFMDAVDRGMAYLHSNPEKSAALLAPIYQMDSDDVLDMLGSKDLDYSRDVVGIEEFVSFMKDTGYLPADFNSGGELFWTTAVLDSGTGAGGGDR, from the coding sequence ATGAGGTGTGCCCGGCTTTGCATGTTTCTTTTGCCCCTTGCCCTATCCCTCTCTTCCTGCAGCCATGATGAACAGCCCCTGCGGGTTGCCGAACAGTACGGCTTAGCCTATGCACCGGTCACCATCGCCAGGGAGCTCGGATTTGTGGAAGAAGCCCTTGCGGAGCTCGATCATCCCGTGGACCTCCAGTGGCTGCGCCTCGGCAATACCGCAACGATCCGCGAGGCAGCCGTCGCCGGTAGGGTGGACGCCGCCTTTATCGGCATCCCCCCCTTCCTTATCAGCCGGGCAGGGGGCATGGATTGGAAGATCGCCGGAGGTTTAAATCAGTCGCCTTTGGGCCTTGTCACCTGGCGGGAAGATCTTAATAATATCTCCGATTTTGACTCCTCTGACAGGATTGCTCTGCCGCAGCCGGGAAGCATCCAGCACATCCTTCTTGCCATGGCTTCCCGGCGTCTGACCGGCGATGCCGCCCATTTCGATCGTCAGCTGGTCACCATGAACCATCCCGACGGCATGCAGGCCCTCCTGGCCCGCAGGGAGATCGCAGCACATTTTACCTCCCCGCCCTACCTCTTTCTGGAGCTCGAAGAGCCGGGGATGAAACAGGTTGTATCGGGCAGAGAATGCTTCGGCGGTCCCTTTACCTTCATCGTCACCGTTGCCACCAAAGAGCTTGCCGAAGAGCGGCCGAAGGTGTTGGCAGCCTTCATGGATGCAGTTGATCGGGGAATGGCGTACCTGCACAGCAATCCGGAAAAGAGTGCTGCTCTCCTTGCTCCTATCTATCAGATGGACAGCGACGATGTCCTGGATATGCTCGGTTCCAAGGATCTGGATTATTCACGTGATGTGGTGGGCATCGAGGAATTTGTCTCTTTTATGAAGGATACCGGTTATCTTCCCGCCGATTTCAACTCAGGCGGGGAGCTTTTTTGGACCACGGCGGTTCTGGATAGCGGTACCGGGGCGGGCGGAGGCGATCGGTGA
- a CDS encoding ABC transporter permease, whose amino-acid sequence MIFFVIAAVLILWQLLSVSGLVSPILVPSLFSIGKALVRDTFSGLLPAQLLFSLLLVALGALIGTAGAALLAFLASLGKRARQGVGLLNALLHPLPGIALLPLVVLWAGTGTPAVLLVMVHSALWPVYLNLQSGIDEISPRYREMAANWEMTMAQRLFHLVLPAIFPSLLSGLKTAWARCWRALIAAEMVFGAAGFLGGLGWYIFERRVYMDTAGLYAGLLLVMLSGAAVDRFLFGSLRRFTDCRWGKVEG is encoded by the coding sequence GTGATCTTCTTTGTGATTGCGGCTGTCCTTATCCTGTGGCAGTTGCTTTCCGTCAGTGGGCTGGTCTCTCCGATTTTGGTTCCTTCCCTGTTTTCCATTGGGAAGGCCCTGGTTCGGGATACCTTTTCTGGTCTCCTTCCCGCCCAACTGCTTTTTTCCCTTCTCCTTGTTGCCCTTGGGGCGCTCATAGGGACCGCAGGAGCGGCGCTTTTGGCATTTCTTGCCTCCCTGGGGAAACGGGCACGGCAGGGAGTCGGGCTTCTGAATGCGCTTCTGCATCCCCTTCCCGGCATCGCCCTCCTTCCTCTGGTCGTTCTCTGGGCGGGGACCGGTACCCCGGCGGTGCTCCTGGTGATGGTTCACAGTGCCCTCTGGCCGGTATATCTGAATCTGCAGTCCGGCATCGATGAAATTTCCCCGCGCTATCGCGAGATGGCCGCCAATTGGGAAATGACCATGGCCCAGAGGCTGTTCCATCTCGTACTTCCCGCCATTTTCCCTTCGCTTCTTTCCGGCCTGAAAACTGCCTGGGCGCGCTGCTGGCGGGCCCTTATTGCCGCCGAAATGGTTTTCGGAGCCGCCGGTTTCCTCGGCGGTCTCGGCTGGTACATATTTGAGCGTCGAGTCTATATGGATACGGCCGGACTCTACGCCGGTTTATTGCTGGTCATGTTGTCGGGGGCCGCCGTAGACCGTTTCCTTTTCGGTAGCCTTCGTCGTTTTACCGACTGCCGCTGGGGGAAGGTGGAGGGATGA
- a CDS encoding ArnT family glycosyltransferase, producing the protein MNLFLLTHYPFVHSDEAWLSGLSRNWLISHSITVTEPFFDLVPRSPHAIKLLFHLLQASVFSIFGYGIYQARMISLSFGAASLLLFQQVIKRFLGSDAGQKENDTIAFLFMVLLSLDPQFIASSHFARQEIALLFFLLLGLKLILSQENGNRRRDGFRTGLNMGAVVTLAIGFHPAAFLVAAALFGAILSRNRPLSKAIGFVTGCTVGEVLFMGISLIMNPGFIHDYQSFGTSVGVMVPWYIKVIRFPHYYEKLWHSYSGTYFIPMMKPLLLLHTLAFAICAVKASTGSRQALLAILSLLGFNTALLFIGKYGPPLFAIELPLFYLAWVAAARHTPLFHRCNSARSKVFRRAGLIAMLSLIGLSAGLSLTNILQEYRTGESYALYRRNIETLVKKEEARRSSDGRKIRLLANLNAEYALPEASFLDYRNIIHLRETGLDFSEYIRSRGITHILYSQELDFIYEKRPVWNILYGNVAAYYGDMKGFIAAHCAPVGSFTSPGYGMRIVSQRGKRPWKITLYRVENDASVLSSESMLLPSPVHVRAARLEQEALSGHHPD; encoded by the coding sequence GTGAATCTATTCCTGTTAACGCACTATCCCTTTGTTCATAGTGACGAAGCGTGGCTAAGCGGCCTCAGCAGGAATTGGCTCATTTCGCACTCGATCACCGTTACCGAACCATTTTTTGATCTCGTTCCAAGGTCTCCCCATGCCATAAAACTGCTTTTTCACCTTTTGCAGGCAAGCGTTTTCAGCATCTTCGGCTACGGCATCTACCAGGCACGAATGATATCCCTCTCTTTTGGGGCAGCCTCGTTGCTTCTGTTTCAGCAAGTGATCAAAAGATTTCTCGGTTCGGATGCAGGGCAAAAAGAAAACGACACCATTGCCTTTCTTTTTATGGTGCTCCTCTCCCTTGACCCGCAATTCATAGCCTCATCCCACTTTGCCAGACAGGAAATCGCCTTGCTGTTCTTCCTCCTTCTCGGCCTCAAACTTATTCTTTCACAGGAGAATGGGAATAGAAGACGAGACGGCTTCCGTACAGGGCTGAACATGGGGGCCGTCGTTACCCTGGCAATAGGCTTTCATCCCGCCGCATTTCTGGTTGCGGCGGCACTTTTCGGAGCGATTCTTTCCCGTAATCGGCCGCTATCGAAGGCCATAGGCTTTGTAACAGGCTGTACGGTTGGGGAAGTGCTGTTTATGGGAATCAGTCTTATTATGAATCCCGGCTTCATCCATGATTATCAGAGTTTCGGCACAAGTGTCGGGGTCATGGTACCCTGGTATATAAAAGTCATCAGGTTTCCCCATTACTACGAAAAGCTATGGCATAGCTATTCGGGTACCTATTTCATCCCTATGATGAAACCACTGCTACTACTTCACACCTTAGCTTTTGCGATCTGTGCAGTGAAGGCTTCTACCGGTTCGCGGCAGGCGCTTTTGGCCATTCTCTCACTTCTCGGCTTCAATACGGCCCTCCTTTTTATCGGGAAATACGGCCCTCCCCTCTTTGCTATAGAGTTGCCCCTGTTCTATCTTGCCTGGGTCGCTGCCGCTCGCCATACCCCACTCTTTCACAGGTGTAATAGCGCACGATCCAAAGTATTTCGCCGTGCCGGTCTTATCGCCATGCTGAGCCTGATCGGACTGTCGGCCGGGCTCTCCCTTACAAACATCCTTCAGGAGTATCGAACGGGAGAAAGCTATGCTCTTTACCGCCGCAATATCGAAACCCTCGTCAAGAAGGAAGAGGCAAGAAGGAGTTCAGACGGAAGGAAGATCCGGCTGCTTGCGAATTTGAACGCCGAATACGCTCTGCCGGAGGCAAGCTTTCTCGATTATCGGAACATCATCCATCTCCGTGAAACCGGACTCGACTTTTCGGAGTACATACGAAGCAGGGGCATCACCCATATCCTCTATTCCCAGGAGCTTGATTTCATCTACGAAAAACGACCGGTATGGAATATCCTCTACGGGAATGTGGCGGCCTACTATGGGGACATGAAGGGCTTTATCGCTGCACACTGCGCCCCGGTCGGCTCCTTCACCTCCCCCGGCTACGGCATGCGCATCGTCTCACAGCGGGGAAAAAGGCCGTGGAAGATTACCCTCTATCGGGTTGAAAACGACGCCTCAGTTCTCTCATCAGAGTCGATGCTTCTGCCGTCTCCAGTTCACGTAAGGGCTGCCCGGTTGGAGCAAGAGGCTCTATCCGGGCACCATCCGGATTAG
- a CDS encoding sulfurtransferase, whose translation MKFRRKMPIAVLAIVAAVGFISCGGPHFAKSGSQIIDAKDALAMVQKGGVVLVDAQTGVKYNKEHADGAVNIGRADIVVNTPYPNLVADKAQFEKVMQSRGISNDSTVVVYDDSKNMDAARLWWTMVAYGHDPEKVKVISGGLAAMKAAGSAMSSGRTTPASSSYTAKDLDTSMIASLADVKAQVNNPDPNTVILDTRTTEEVEAGTIPGSVHIDYENNNFSDNTYRPVQQIRIDYLEKEIDPSKTVIMFCKTSIRGAQSYVALYNAGYRNLKLYDGAWVEWYSKPSLPVQMPEKSELPALNSQDGS comes from the coding sequence ATGAAGTTTCGTCGGAAGATGCCGATAGCCGTTCTTGCGATCGTTGCGGCCGTTGGGTTCATTTCCTGTGGCGGACCCCATTTCGCAAAAAGCGGTTCCCAGATTATTGATGCGAAGGATGCTCTCGCCATGGTGCAGAAGGGCGGTGTTGTTCTTGTGGACGCTCAGACAGGAGTCAAATATAACAAAGAACATGCAGATGGGGCGGTCAATATTGGCAGAGCCGATATCGTCGTAAACACGCCCTATCCTAATCTTGTTGCCGACAAGGCACAGTTCGAGAAGGTGATGCAGAGTCGTGGAATAAGCAATGATTCCACCGTCGTTGTCTACGACGACAGCAAGAATATGGATGCTGCCAGGCTGTGGTGGACCATGGTTGCCTATGGCCATGATCCTGAAAAGGTAAAAGTGATTAGCGGGGGGCTTGCCGCGATGAAGGCTGCCGGTTCGGCAATGAGTTCCGGGAGAACTACGCCGGCTTCGAGTTCCTATACCGCGAAGGACCTCGATACTTCCATGATTGCCAGCCTGGCCGATGTGAAGGCGCAGGTAAACAATCCCGATCCCAATACCGTGATTCTCGATACCCGGACCACCGAAGAGGTAGAAGCGGGTACCATTCCCGGTTCCGTCCATATCGATTACGAGAATAACAACTTTTCCGACAATACCTATCGTCCGGTCCAGCAAATCAGAATCGATTATCTGGAAAAAGAGATCGATCCCTCCAAGACGGTGATCATGTTCTGTAAGACCTCCATCCGTGGGGCCCAGAGCTATGTTGCCCTCTACAATGCAGGGTATCGCAATCTGAAACTTTACGACGGGGCCTGGGTTGAATGGTATAGTAAACCGTCGCTTCCCGTGCAAATGCCGGAAAAATCGGAACTTCCCGCCCTGAATAGTCAGGACGGTTCATAG
- a CDS encoding rhodanese-like domain-containing protein: protein MKAMKKVLTVALMICLATAVFAEGQQEKAAPAAAASSVDIDQLVYDYFANMPDHIYKIGQADFINMVKAGDDMLVLDIRQAADYAKGHVKGAINAPWGPELGKVLGNLPTDKPVMVYCYTGQTAGQTVAVLNFAGVKARSVNLGFNLGISKVEGVDAYLETTANDFSGKSGASYDPAVKTMVENYFADLANTKGTMYTNNIISEENAKKFLDSGDDQVQFVSVRSAADYAKGHIDTAINIPWGKGMQESFASLPADKKLIVYCYTGQTAGQTVAALRVLGYDAVSLKGGMGMGSNAPSGWANQGYPVVQ from the coding sequence ATGAAAGCCATGAAAAAGGTGCTTACGGTTGCATTGATGATTTGTCTTGCAACTGCAGTCTTTGCCGAAGGGCAACAAGAAAAAGCCGCTCCTGCGGCCGCTGCAAGTAGCGTCGATATCGACCAGCTTGTCTATGACTATTTTGCCAATATGCCGGATCATATCTACAAGATCGGCCAGGCCGATTTTATCAATATGGTAAAAGCCGGTGACGACATGCTTGTTCTCGACATTCGTCAGGCCGCCGATTATGCCAAGGGGCATGTAAAGGGCGCTATCAACGCTCCCTGGGGACCCGAACTGGGAAAGGTTTTGGGAAACCTCCCCACCGACAAGCCTGTAATGGTCTACTGCTATACCGGCCAGACCGCCGGTCAGACCGTTGCCGTACTTAACTTCGCCGGTGTGAAGGCCCGGTCGGTTAATCTCGGTTTTAATCTCGGCATCTCCAAGGTGGAAGGGGTTGATGCATACCTTGAAACCACTGCAAACGACTTTTCCGGCAAAAGCGGCGCCAGCTACGATCCTGCCGTCAAAACGATGGTCGAAAACTACTTTGCCGATCTTGCAAACACCAAGGGTACCATGTATACCAACAACATCATCAGTGAAGAGAATGCCAAAAAGTTTCTCGATTCCGGTGATGATCAGGTGCAGTTCGTTTCCGTCAGAAGTGCCGCCGATTACGCCAAAGGGCATATCGACACCGCCATCAACATTCCATGGGGAAAGGGCATGCAGGAGAGTTTTGCCAGCCTCCCCGCCGATAAGAAGTTGATTGTCTATTGCTACACAGGTCAGACCGCCGGTCAGACCGTTGCCGCTCTCAGAGTGCTCGGCTACGATGCCGTCAGCCTGAAAGGCGGTATGGGAATGGGGTCGAACGCCCCCTCCGGCTGGGCGAACCAGGGATATCCTGTCGTTCAGTAA
- a CDS encoding TolC family protein encodes MAVLLFMSCSIAMAHAGEYDLAAYLARVERENLNLRLSRNDLDTAHETTAQARSALLPSIAAQGGYTRNLADIDQSTAVAADVPPGTNTTGGTAPLIYEDQDSNYDNEYLMALSVTQKIFAPDAIASLMQAKKGEEISRTTYEATRRNILNSAKKLYAQTQLANQVLEVMEAAEQTAKENYQNAERRFEAGLSAELDLLMAESTWKSSIPETAEARRNAQIALISFKTLAGIPNDEEVVLTENNDEIPTLPEQYDLRDVLAKRPDYEATLLSKEVADIAQKAAMASFLPSVDASLTYAKGLYRGYTSSSDSSDYDSFQLGVTVTVPLSTGGYRLSMTKSAKLAQNEANIAIAQKYNDIEQELLSLRLTLEEAYQRIESAGASESVAQRALAMAQTSYANGLGTQYAVNDALDQYQQARLGVYHALFEYRAAYYDWELATGKNY; translated from the coding sequence ATGGCAGTGTTGCTATTCATGTCATGTTCCATAGCCATGGCACATGCCGGCGAGTATGACCTTGCCGCCTATCTTGCGAGGGTGGAAAGGGAAAATCTCAATCTAAGACTTTCCCGCAATGATCTCGATACGGCACATGAGACCACGGCCCAGGCGCGTTCGGCTTTGCTCCCCTCCATTGCGGCACAAGGCGGTTATACCCGTAATCTTGCTGACATCGATCAATCCACGGCCGTGGCTGCCGACGTTCCCCCGGGTACTAATACGACAGGGGGAACTGCGCCCCTGATTTATGAAGACCAGGATTCCAATTACGACAACGAATATCTTATGGCACTGTCCGTCACTCAGAAAATTTTTGCCCCCGATGCCATTGCCTCGCTTATGCAGGCGAAAAAAGGTGAAGAAATCAGCCGCACGACATATGAGGCAACCCGGCGAAACATTCTGAATTCGGCAAAAAAATTGTATGCACAGACGCAATTGGCAAACCAGGTCCTGGAGGTCATGGAAGCGGCGGAACAAACGGCAAAAGAAAATTACCAGAATGCCGAGCGCCGTTTTGAAGCCGGACTTTCGGCAGAGCTTGATCTGCTTATGGCTGAAAGTACCTGGAAGTCCAGTATTCCGGAAACTGCCGAGGCCCGCCGTAATGCACAAATTGCGCTTATCTCTTTTAAGACACTGGCGGGGATTCCCAATGATGAGGAGGTCGTGCTGACGGAAAATAATGACGAAATCCCGACTCTTCCCGAACAATACGATTTACGTGATGTCCTTGCAAAGCGACCCGATTATGAGGCGACTTTGTTATCAAAAGAAGTCGCGGACATAGCCCAAAAGGCAGCAATGGCTTCCTTTCTCCCATCCGTTGATGCCAGCCTTACCTATGCGAAAGGCTTATATCGAGGCTATACCTCCAGCAGCGATAGTTCTGATTACGATTCATTTCAACTTGGAGTGACCGTCACCGTTCCTCTGTCTACCGGTGGTTATCGTTTATCTATGACAAAATCGGCAAAACTTGCACAGAATGAGGCAAATATTGCTATAGCCCAGAAATACAACGATATAGAGCAGGAGTTACTCAGTTTGCGGCTGACGCTGGAAGAGGCCTACCAGCGTATTGAATCAGCCGGGGCGTCTGAAAGTGTTGCCCAAAGGGCATTAGCGATGGCGCAAACTTCCTACGCAAATGGACTAGGCACACAATATGCCGTCAACGACGCCCTCGATCAATACCAGCAGGCTCGTCTCGGGGTATATCATGCCCTCTTTGAATATCGGGCGGCATATTATGACTGGGAGCTGGCTACCGGCAAAAATTATTGA
- a CDS encoding efflux RND transporter permease subunit: protein MHIVDISIKRPVLTITLIAAFIVFGILAYLRISVSLFPDIKAPYVTIQTVYPGASPQVIESQITERIEDQISAIANLESITSYSMDSVSLVTVEFTYGKDENLALQEVKDKVEVIISELPDDAERPAISKVDIASSMPVMNIVLEGDMTPTELYTYASTTGSSGLAQVSGVGSVEVSGGQEREIHVELDRTATFSRSIPLTQIVSMLAAANVELPGGSLKMNKEDFPVRFKGEFNELDAIRDLDVESGVGTFKLRQLADVVDSHAEVKERTVLFDKKDNIRNDNALLIQIIKNPTANTIDVVDGVMKRIKSLEAESSGRVSFKVVKEDASFVRDTVNDTLSNVYLGILFTGLVLLIFLHDLRSMLIVAISMPFSIISTFLIMNAMGISLNILSLMGLSSATGTLVANSVVVLENIFRYKELGHNRLESASRGTKEVMMAVFASTLTNIAVFVPLANMSGTMGATLSNFAYTIVIATLFSIFVSFTLTPLMASRMLPEKVKKEGRIGSFLENFFTSWERFYAATLRVILKNRFRSALVVAATIALFMFALSKGSGVNFELMPTTDGGKIGINVELPQGSELESTATTLKAIEDRLAEYPEVETLLTTLGSTGSLDQDVNLARMEVFLNPKSERSASNSAIAARAIRDLADIPGAEIRVSPISEISVDAAGSPIDLYLRGSDTDTLLDLAERMREAITQVPGTMNTMLSSKQGKTEIIFEPDRKRIAADGLTVQSVAMSLRMAVDGYVATTYKTGGEEYDVRVMLKDSELLDIEDLKNIPVVSAGGVKPLSRYADIYFSNGYNQIMRTDKVRTIEISAGLLPGYSQGAVLNQVMAAVGAIDLPAGYSVRAAGTSESLNDTVTDLVTVFFIAIILTYMLLSAILESFVQPLFILATVPLSIIGIIGASLATGAVLNFVAMLGVIMLIGIVVNNAILILDYYNQLKRSGKSSHDALIEACPTKLKPILMSNIAIILGMLPMALGIGASGAEMRQPMGIVIIGGIISSTLMTLWVIPSLELLLSRHHLKSKRVKE, encoded by the coding sequence ATGCATATTGTTGATATTTCCATAAAACGGCCGGTTCTTACCATTACGTTAATTGCGGCCTTCATAGTATTTGGGATCCTTGCATACCTGCGTATTTCCGTTAGCCTTTTTCCCGATATCAAGGCTCCGTATGTCACGATCCAGACGGTGTACCCAGGGGCCAGCCCCCAGGTTATTGAGTCTCAGATTACCGAACGTATCGAAGACCAGATTTCTGCTATTGCCAATCTGGAATCGATTACCTCCTATTCGATGGACAGCGTGTCCCTTGTGACCGTTGAATTTACCTATGGCAAGGACGAAAATCTTGCTCTCCAGGAAGTAAAAGACAAGGTGGAAGTCATTATTTCTGAGCTTCCCGACGATGCAGAACGTCCGGCTATCTCAAAGGTCGATATTGCGTCTTCGATGCCGGTTATGAATATCGTTCTTGAAGGAGATATGACGCCGACAGAGCTCTATACCTACGCCAGCACCACGGGTTCTTCCGGTTTGGCACAGGTAAGCGGGGTTGGTAGTGTAGAAGTATCCGGTGGACAAGAACGTGAAATACACGTCGAGCTTGATCGGACAGCGACCTTTTCCCGTTCGATACCCCTGACGCAAATTGTATCGATGCTTGCTGCTGCAAATGTGGAACTCCCCGGTGGCAGCTTGAAGATGAACAAGGAAGATTTCCCTGTCCGCTTCAAGGGAGAGTTCAACGAACTTGACGCTATCCGTGATCTTGATGTCGAATCCGGAGTAGGAACATTTAAGCTTCGCCAGCTTGCAGACGTTGTCGATTCTCATGCCGAAGTGAAGGAGCGAACCGTTCTTTTTGATAAAAAGGACAATATTCGAAACGATAATGCGCTACTCATCCAGATCATAAAAAACCCGACGGCAAACACGATCGATGTCGTTGACGGAGTTATGAAACGGATCAAGAGCCTGGAGGCTGAATCAAGCGGCAGGGTTTCTTTCAAGGTCGTCAAGGAAGACGCAAGCTTCGTCCGCGATACGGTAAACGATACACTGAGCAATGTATACCTCGGCATACTCTTCACCGGTTTGGTTCTACTCATCTTTCTCCACGATCTGCGATCGATGCTAATTGTCGCCATTTCCATGCCTTTTTCGATCATATCGACGTTTCTCATCATGAATGCAATGGGAATCAGTCTTAATATTCTCTCTCTCATGGGCTTATCCAGTGCTACCGGTACCTTGGTTGCCAATTCGGTTGTGGTTCTGGAGAATATTTTTCGCTATAAAGAACTAGGACATAATCGCCTTGAGTCTGCATCTCGTGGGACCAAGGAAGTGATGATGGCGGTCTTTGCTTCCACCCTGACAAACATTGCAGTATTTGTTCCGCTGGCCAATATGTCCGGGACCATGGGAGCAACCTTGTCCAATTTCGCATACACCATTGTCATTGCCACATTATTTTCAATCTTCGTTTCTTTTACGCTGACCCCTCTCATGGCCTCTCGAATGCTGCCGGAAAAGGTAAAGAAAGAGGGGCGCATCGGTAGCTTCCTGGAAAACTTTTTTACGAGTTGGGAACGTTTTTACGCCGCAACCTTGAGGGTGATCCTAAAAAATCGTTTTCGTAGTGCACTTGTCGTTGCAGCAACCATCGCTCTTTTCATGTTTGCCCTATCCAAGGGCTCAGGGGTTAATTTCGAGCTTATGCCGACAACCGACGGAGGTAAAATCGGTATCAACGTTGAATTACCCCAGGGAAGCGAGTTGGAGAGCACCGCGACAACGTTGAAAGCTATAGAAGACCGGCTCGCCGAATATCCTGAAGTTGAAACCCTTCTGACAACACTGGGGAGTACGGGATCGCTTGATCAGGACGTAAACCTGGCAAGGATGGAAGTATTCCTTAACCCGAAATCAGAACGGAGTGCAAGTAACTCGGCAATTGCGGCCCGTGCTATACGGGATCTTGCAGACATTCCCGGGGCGGAAATCCGGGTCTCCCCGATATCCGAAATTTCCGTAGATGCCGCCGGTTCCCCCATAGATCTCTATCTTCGCGGTAGCGATACCGATACGCTGCTTGATCTTGCAGAAAGAATGAGAGAGGCAATCACCCAGGTACCAGGAACGATGAATACCATGCTGAGTTCGAAACAAGGAAAGACGGAAATCATCTTTGAGCCCGACCGCAAGCGTATCGCCGCCGACGGACTTACGGTACAGTCCGTTGCCATGTCCCTCCGTATGGCAGTAGATGGCTATGTTGCCACTACCTACAAAACAGGCGGGGAAGAATACGATGTGCGTGTCATGCTCAAAGACTCGGAGCTCCTCGATATCGAAGATCTGAAAAACATTCCGGTTGTAAGCGCAGGCGGGGTAAAACCCCTTTCACGCTATGCGGACATTTATTTTTCAAACGGATACAACCAAATCATGAGAACCGACAAGGTCCGCACGATAGAGATTTCCGCCGGGCTTCTGCCTGGATATTCTCAGGGAGCTGTTCTGAATCAAGTTATGGCCGCTGTTGGAGCAATCGACCTTCCTGCCGGATATTCGGTCAGGGCAGCTGGAACATCCGAAAGCCTCAACGATACGGTCACCGATCTTGTTACCGTCTTTTTTATCGCAATCATTCTGACCTATATGCTTCTTTCCGCCATTCTTGAAAGTTTTGTACAGCCATTGTTTATTCTTGCAACGGTTCCCCTTTCTATTATCGGAATCATCGGTGCAAGTCTCGCGACTGGTGCGGTGCTAAACTTTGTCGCCATGCTCGGCGTTATCATGCTGATCGGTATCGTGGTTAATAATGCCATCCTTATTCTCGATTATTACAACCAGCTTAAACGGAGTGGCAAAAGTTCCCATGATGCCCTAATCGAGGCCTGTCCGACGAAGCTCAAGCCTATCCTGATGAGTAACATAGCTATCATTCTCGGAATGCTTCCCATGGCACTCGGTATCGGAGCATCTGGTGCAGAGATGCGTCAGCCCATGGGTATCGTCATTATCGGCGGTATCATTTCCTCTACGCTGATGACCCTTTGGGTTATCCCCTCCCTGGAATTGTTGCTCAGTCGTCATCATCTGAAATCAAAGAGGGTAAAGGAGTGA
- a CDS encoding efflux RND transporter periplasmic adaptor subunit, producing the protein MNISTLKITALLLSLVVFFSSCTGKDDATETQESMESIQKQNGIPVIIRTIEPEVFSVYRKYPTTLRALSESTAYSLLNDVVREIKFEVGDHVSRDQIVLSFSRDNASFLQAEANFKNAETTYKRSSALFENAGLSKQEFDNVRTQYEVARAAYKSAADMVDVKAPISGYISSIDVRETENVSQGTALFTVTASDGFEARLYATRDEVSDIHVGTRARIQEGASTIEGSVTQVPLIMDSSRQAFPVVVNFPGVVTGLVSGMSSDVALETYRNEEAVVVSRTDLVRINGGWGVFIVQDGQAELQPVETGKENGLEIEVVSGLLPGDAMISEVRDGLSSGDKVLVVPSLSD; encoded by the coding sequence ATGAACATTTCTACATTAAAAATAACAGCACTTTTGCTTTCACTCGTTGTTTTCTTTAGCTCGTGCACGGGAAAAGATGATGCAACCGAAACTCAGGAAAGCATGGAAAGTATACAGAAGCAGAACGGGATTCCCGTCATAATACGAACGATCGAACCTGAGGTGTTTTCGGTATATCGCAAATATCCGACGACCCTTCGGGCGCTGTCCGAGTCAACGGCCTACTCTCTGCTGAACGATGTCGTAAGAGAGATCAAGTTTGAAGTCGGAGATCATGTTAGCCGTGATCAGATCGTCCTTTCTTTTTCCCGGGATAATGCTTCGTTTTTGCAGGCCGAGGCCAATTTTAAGAATGCCGAGACAACGTATAAGCGAAGTTCCGCTCTCTTTGAAAACGCAGGACTGTCAAAACAGGAATTCGATAACGTACGAACCCAATACGAGGTTGCACGTGCCGCATACAAATCCGCAGCCGATATGGTGGATGTAAAGGCTCCGATAAGCGGCTATATATCGAGCATTGATGTCCGGGAAACAGAAAACGTTAGCCAGGGGACGGCACTTTTTACCGTTACAGCTTCCGACGGCTTTGAGGCTCGGCTTTACGCCACTAGAGACGAAGTGTCTGATATTCATGTAGGCACCCGGGCTCGTATCCAAGAGGGAGCATCGACCATAGAAGGCAGTGTGACCCAGGTTCCCCTCATCATGGATAGCAGCAGGCAGGCTTTCCCCGTTGTGGTGAATTTCCCCGGTGTCGTGACAGGCCTGGTAAGCGGGATGAGCAGTGATGTCGCTTTAGAGACCTACCGCAATGAAGAAGCTGTCGTCGTCTCACGAACCGATCTGGTAAGAATCAATGGCGGATGGGGAGTCTTTATTGTACAGGATGGTCAGGCCGAACTCCAGCCGGTAGAGACAGGTAAGGAGAACGGACTGGAAATCGAAGTCGTTTCAGGACTCTTACCGGGTGATGCCATGATTTCGGAAGTAAGAGACGGCCTGAGCTCGGGTGACAAGGTTTTAGTTGTTCCGAGCCTTTCTGATTAG